From a region of the Lactuca sativa cultivar Salinas chromosome 4, Lsat_Salinas_v11, whole genome shotgun sequence genome:
- the LOC111894018 gene encoding lamin-like protein has protein sequence MSRSGGVVWLKTVVLLAVAVAAAMLTSVSCRSTVCHLIGGKELWKPNHNYTDWSLQQTFYVGDWLHFVYNKEMFTVLEVNETSYENCSDEGIIFNFTGGFGSDVIKLTQPKTYYFIANGGYCYNNDMKVAVNVVESVYVYQPPMMMMMMYLLPLQVMCVLLLLTRNRQ, from the exons ATGAGTAGATCAGGAGGCGTCGTTTGGCTGAAGACGGTGGTTCTGCTGGCGGTGGCGGTGGCGGCAGCGATGTTAACATCCGTGAGCTGTAGAAGTACGGTGTGTCATCTGATCGGCGGGAAGGAATTGTGGAAACCGAATCATAACTACACTGATTGGTCTCTTCAACAGACGTTCTACGTCGGCGACTGGCTCC ATTTCGTATACAACAAGGAGATGTTCACGGTGTTGGAGGTGAATGAAACGAGCTACGAAAACTGTTCAGATGAAGGAATCATCTTCAACTTCACCGGAGGTTTTGGAAGCGACGTGATTAAGCTCACTCAACCAAAGACATACTACTTCATTGCAAATGGAGGTTACTGCTACAATAATGACATGAAAGTGGCTGTTAACGTGGTTGAATCTGTTTATGTTTATCAACctccgatgatgatgatgatgatgtatcTTCTTCCATTGCAAGTGATGTGTGTATTGCTTCTTCTCACAAGAAATCGTCAATGA